In Rhopalosiphum padi isolate XX-2018 chromosome 3, ASM2088224v1, whole genome shotgun sequence, the genomic stretch aatCACTATCAGTAACTACAGGTACAAAGTTAATAACGATATAGTCGATAAcgagtttattacatatgatttacatgaaacaaaaaataatataaaaaccaaaaaagcCCACGCGGGCTTATTAGTTGTCAAACGTTAacagtgtttatataatatgttcacgaTCGTGATCATAGATCGATAAATCATATACtactttattgttttgttttgacTGATTGTGAGGTCTATCCGAAGGGTAAGTTTGTACTTCTTAGGTTACCCGTCTACCAATGGTTAGGTGACTATTCCTCTCCCACAGGCAGATAATTTTCCCCATCCGGAGCTCAGGGTTATCCTAAATCAAATTCGAGTTCCGAAGTGGGCAAGAGTAGGAAACAACTACTTGTGCTACATATAAACTACCGATTTTACGTGAAGTTGGATTATTTGGAGTTGTTACCGGAACCGCGGTTACTGGTTATGTTAGGTTACtacttatcatattttattaataaagttttattaaaacgtttttttttttacttaaaaatcatggaatattttttattttcccatGAATTACTACTGACGTTTGAAGAGGtagaattttcaattattttaaaaattaaggttACCTACTGATGTACATCATGAAGATTAGATATCTTAGTTCAAGACAGAGCATATGATTGAGATAAACCATCTAAACATTAATCAATGTTAACCAAGTCGATTTAGTTCTTCAGCTATTCgtcataactttatatttttttaatttttttttcttttttcacgtttgttataaaaatttaaaaaaatcactacATTCAATATTATGGATAGAAATCGTAGGATGACGGGTGAATACAAAGGTAGAGTTTgaatgatgtttttttattaaagtgcATACTTAATGTAATTTAGTAAGTAattcgtttttgtttttgtaacttAGAAAAATATCGTGACAAGAACCGACGAGAACGTGGTAAAAGACGTAGTCGTTCACGATGTAGGGACCGTAAACGTCATTGCAGACATAGATTAAGGAGTTTCAAAGGTCGTAAACGTAGTAGATCAAAGTCACCTAAACATAAGTCTAGTCGTAGAAAGCCATCTCTCTATTGGGACGTTCCGGCATCAGGTTATGAACATATGACAACGGTTGAATATAAAGCAATGCTAGGTAAGCTATATAGCATTTAAACTAACTAGATACTTTGGTAGATTttgattaagttaaaaaaaatcgaattacaATAGTAGGCAACTTTTGAGGAcaccatttaaatttaaataccttattttaataggtatacttggatacatatttaattaattgttattacttatgtattaaatttataaacttgaTAAATGTCTTTTGAAATTGCCTCTTAAAActtaaatcatttttcaaactattatttaaggaggccttttctaaaatatttaaaaccaaaatgaaATATGAATCTTCATAGttgttatactttaataatgaataataaattatttataatatttcaaattcaattaTACCTAACCaatttttatgtgtttaaatcataaaattgtattttcatagtttggaatacaaaatttttatgttctaatatttatacaaaaataaaatcattactatacatttctaaattttatatgatgtacattaaaataatatagcttgTTAATCTGACTCATATAGTCATATCGGTCCATACTATTGCTGGATTATCATAACCACCGGATTatggagaaaaaaaaactagacaTTTAAACAGAAATTaggaaaaaattttaatttatttattttcattacacttatattgaattatgcatttaaatataattgatatcaCTGACAAGTGACcagtttataattttgttaaaattttaacaatagaaTCAGGAGATTCAACTATATTAGATTAAagcaataaactaaaaataaaattatagctgGGTGTGATAAAAATATGCTGGATTATTGAGGGTAATAGAATATTAagattattgtacatttttatatcattaatggTTTTCATGTGAGATATatctaattcataaatattgaatataatttgttgaatatattttttttttaataggagtCAGtaaatgactatatattatacattttaagaatttatatttaacattgtatattaaattacaaattattgttataataataatatttattggccAAAAAGATAGATGAAATACacacatgaataattaattactttacaaATTATTTGGCCCAATTTACCACTGAAGTAATATCTCATATTGGTGATATTGGAGTTTCTAAATCATacataatacttaatacatttaattaaagttgGTTTACAGGTTTATGTGttagttgtttaataattttagctaGAATATAGTCTAAtgacattcaaaatattataatacgcatattttataaatcaatcatGTAGTTACAAAGATCATAAGTAATTATCTGtctaatttttaatgtacctattattatttacttaatgtcTTAGTATGATGGTATATAAtgaatagtaaaaaatacaaaacaatgtaAAGGAGAGAAATcagacaaataatataatatataattctacattcttcacattttatatttttttttaattatttgtagtaTACCaccaaatatttaagtttaaatgcctaaataaatacttaatagtttcttaaaatgtttaagtattattaaaccatttttattgcacaatttgtttattaacaatCTTCCttagtaatttgtataataagttATGCACTTGTGCTgcctaatttgaatatttagttATCTAATGGGAAACATAAATGCAACAAGCTATTATTGCATTATACTATAATGACATaatgtaatcatatttatagaaataacaaATGATTTCTTATATGACTTTTTCtttatttgtaaatgtttacCTGATACTTAAGAGAATTTTTAGTTGTAGTATCTAACCaagtaatactttataatatattataatataatataatatatcgtttttttttttttataaaattggatattaaatattataaacagtttgGTTAGGTATATTTCAATTTGTAATGAATAACTAATCATtcaggtatttttaaattaataaaaatttacttgttaaaacaatttgtatgttaatgtaaataaatattttctgaatGTATAGAACTATACGCTTTGGTGAATtccattacaatttaaaaccaatatatttttcatactgtGACGATACAGTAcgatactaatataatatacattatgtcaAGGTTGggcattaacgagttaaaagttaaaattaagttaaaacattaagttaattttaattatgttaattaacacgttacatttttttcaaattaacttttaacttaataagttacttttttttttagattaacgTGTTAActtcaagttaattttattcaaaagtatctaaattaaattaatttttgtctgTAGAATAATGcaagaataattcaaaattttagggTCTATTTTAGAAAAACACAGTTTTTGATACCTAATTGGTACTAAgatgtatcattttaaattttcctgGTAATTTTCTTGAGCGTAaagaaaaatatctaatatctaattaacaaaattatgtgtctggaatttattatttttgcaaataagaaaattttaattttaaactaagttaagttacttttttaaaaaaagttaacttttaacttaacgagttaacgaaaaaaatatgagtaacttttaacttaatttaacttgattctttttaaaataacttaatgagTTAAAAGAAATTGATAACTTGCCCAGCCttgcattatataaataaatccaatactgttaaataaaaatataaaaatatacataaatcatatttaataatatatttttgtttttagagttaaactaaatttaatatgtgttaATGTTTCTGACTTAAAAGTGTAATAGATTCCTTTCAATACAACCAAAAATGTGTCTGTTTCTATTTAGGTTCTGTTTTATAAATTctgtatacaatttaactaCCGCTTGCTGTGAGATTAGTTTAATttctgattattatatttaacatattttacaaattattgtttacacattttttatataaaagtttgCCGACTGAAATAGGTCTAACCCTGCAATAACAGAACATACTGATACATGACTCGTTTTTTTGCTTGTGTTGAAACTATACATAGAATAGTCATATTCTCTGTACAAacagattatatttatatgtacatataataaataaattagatttgaCTTTTCTTATAATAGACCCTTTAAAAGTAGTAagaaaaacatacataattaaatagttagttaataataatgttattttgatactttttacCGCTATTTATAATGTTTGCCCAACCATAGGTTACAAAAAATCAAtgctatacaatattgttatttcttCAGAACAGTTTTAAGGTACTACTCTAAcagtttctattattttttaaatatttagtaaaatatttaaatttaaactacattagtttactttttttttagctgCTGGACCAAGTCTTAACAACTCAATATCAAACATCCCTTCAAAAATCCATCCAGCTGGAAAAACTATTGTACGCCAAGCAAGACGGTTGTTTATTGGAAACATACCATTTGGTGTAACTGAAGTagttttgttattacttatttattattataatttattacaactcaacatatttgtaataattacatttataggttgaaatgattaaatattttaatcagcaGTTATATTTGTCTGGAATAGCTGAATCTGATAGTAATCCTGTGCTTGcgtgtaaaatatatgtaggaAATAATTATGCTTTTTTGGAGGTATTTGTtgcattaaatgttattaaaaataaaaataaaaatggaattttaaatttaatttaactatagtttAGGTCTGCTAGTGAAACTACTAAATCAATGTGTTTGGATGGTATTCAATTCAAAGGCAATTACCTAAAAATACAACGACCACATGAATATCAGACTACAATTGGAGTCACTAAGAGTAACCCTATGACATTAGATATGAGtatggaaatatttattttcttctagatcaaaattttaatttttcattgtaatataatttgttacagTGAAATATGATTCCAGTTCATTTGATTTTGAAACAATTCAAGGTGTGTATTATatctaaaatgaaatatatatttttactcattaataatttttatgctgTGTAGATTCaggaaacaaattatttattggaGGATTACCAAGATACCTTAATGAGGATCAGGTAAGTCATTTTAGTAGTAAAATATCAAACCGTTctcatttttaacataatttttaaatagcaaaaatagcgatgattttttttttttcaacgcataaattttgggttttttcttaagaatatttattattgttttgtgtattcaattaataaagCAGTTTTAATTATCATG encodes the following:
- the LOC132923858 gene encoding splicing factor U2AF 50 kDa subunit-like, translating into MTGEYKEKYRDKNRRERGKRRSRSRCRDRKRHCRHRLRSFKGRKRSRSKSPKHKSSRRKPSLYWDVPASGYEHMTTVEYKAMLAAGPSLNNSISNIPSKIHPAGKTIVRQARRLFIGNIPFGVTEVEMIKYFNQQLYLSGIAESDSNPVLACKIYVGNNYAFLEFRSASETTKSMCLDGIQFKGNYLKIQRPHEYQTTIGVTKSNPMTLDMMKYDSSSFDFETIQDSGNKLFIGGLPRYLNEDQVIELLTSFGQLKTFNLVRDSVNYFSGDYAFCEYVDTAITDRVIDHLNGLLFEGKNIVVHRAYNGAKEAKVEQLLVPNQDSGLAVIGPPTEVLCLLNIITPNELKNDNEYEKILVDIREECNKYGSVRSLKIPRPIEGIDVPGCGKVFIEFHYFGDCEKTLQALTGRTFNNRTVLTSYMESEKYHRNEF